A stretch of Aspergillus nidulans FGSC A4 chromosome VI DNA encodes these proteins:
- a CDS encoding putative ARID/BRIGHT domain protein (SWI1) (transcript_id=CADANIAT00010184): MNPWPLDASSLPNHENGAFHHATIDPSAAFLHASPTPDPNQFQRMFNGVPRNASPGFANPNQVIPSKRPRPEDGISMSPRQAPGGLSSRSQTPQVPYPGYQGAVNGAPQFSHPGQFQHLQQGASTNVSQSPIMQDFDQHGAQRMGTASPSPFSPAGPHVGNQMSPAQPDHPSRVNTPQNNSFMPAQHFSQGMGPGFSPTPAMTSASVQAPMQAQFGGMPPGYQQALAAQQQQQRMHAMQMQNQNRALNPGMAGRPIVAGMNAMANPQQMAAIRQMQQTMAKPPNPEGFMRSLQKFMMSRNLPFDPNPIVSGRPINLVQLYAAVMKLGGSKKVTAANMWQVIAQQLQFPPVQFPMAVQEIRDLYQRTLAAYEQAFLSSQQKQFADQVQQPSIPRQPSDPSGMQLQSPAVKQTPGFDGSQQLGHPSPATTSTPNNAHQGPANGFATPTQVKTQNKQQQGQHRLSVSRLSQPPSTPHDLNGQLSTQSPAASEKGPGSIVGKPADETDQSHNRPLGRPIQDTFKPMVISEHKLHGPIAVGEMYQLGEEIARLKPNVPSFAELGVIDIHALTMGIKSGIHAEMRVALDSLVSLSAEPAVQILLDNCDDLVDSLIDCAEDQAELLAEHAPEVSDMMLLPSYEELKRGCQSEWTSLAPVAEFGSTEYELDRAVDRLICITTIIRNFSFVEQNFDILSTPPVVEFFSTIIRYLGTRNMLLRTHQNTLDFMKDTLIYLSNVGGAINLPSKEEALCLLHFLLSFAPFPAPTMSSDGVMFTAYNPSVHKYTPAAVDSLAKLLARDEPNRTFFRTIFSSDGASTAQQELLTRAFGLAICPVPNQPRKPFAIADIRKVFLMQGLLAADILAGFAEGSTAKSWLESVDGFAIHLLRLSCLLSTERVPPPLHNVRQTHAVRAQAEEAEVYGSIINRGLAILRRLAEKSKYADTDSALRFPSGILPKKESLLGALLMPNVDPGVVRQLITYARLAE; the protein is encoded by the coding sequence ATGAACCCCTGGCCTCTTGACGCCTCGAGCCTCCCGAACCATGAGAATGGCGCTTTCCATCATGCGACCATTGACCCCTCTGCCGCTTTCCTTCACGCCTCTCCTACCCCCGACCCTAATCAGTTCCAGCGCATGTTCAATGGTGTACCCAGAAATGCGTCTCCTGGATTCGCAAACCCTAACCAGGTAATACCGTCTAAACGACCGCGGCCAGAAGATGGGATTTCGATGTCGCCGAGACAAGCTCCTGGAGGGCTCTCTTCCCGTTCACAGACACCACAAGTTCCCTATCCTGGTTACCAAGGCGCCGTAAATGGAGCTCCTCAGTTCTCCCATCCAGGGCAgtttcaacatcttcaacaggGCGCATCCACGAATGTTTCGCAATCTCCGATAATGCAGGATTTTGACCAACATGGCGCGCAGCGGATGGGAACAGCATCTCCAAGTCCCTTTTCGCCAGCCGGGCCTCATGTCGGAAACCAAATGTCTCCCGCACAACCCGACCACCCCAGCCGGGTGAATACCCCTCAAAATAATTCATTTATGCCTGCCCAACATTTCTCTCAGGGAATGGGACCCGGCTTCTCGCCTACCCCCGCAATGACATCGGCGTCCGTACAAGCGCCGATGCAGGCGCAATTTGGCGGAATGCCCCCAGGATATCAACAGGCACTTGCCgcccaacagcaacaacaacgGATGCATGCCATGCAAATGCAGAATCAAAACCGCGCTTTGAACCCCGGAATGGCTGGTCGGCCGATAGTAGCAGGCATGAATGCCATGGCAAACCCGCAGCAGATGGCGGCGATCAGACAGATGCAACAGACTATGGCGAAACCTCCCAATCCCGAGGGCTTCATGCGATCCTTGCAGAAGTTTATGATGTCAAGAAACTTGCCTTTTGACCCAAATCCCATCGTTTCTGGTCGCCCCATTAACCTTGTGCAGCTATATGCGGCTGTTATGAAGCTTGGAGGCTCAAAGAAGGTTACGGCTGCAAATATGTGGCAGGTCATAGCTCAACAACTTCAGTTCCCTCCCGTGCAGTTTCCCATGGCTGTTCAGGAGATTCGAGACCTCTATCAGCGAACTCTTGCCGCCTACGAACAAGCTTTCCTAAGCAGTCAACAAAAACAATTCGCGGATCAGGTTCAGCAGCCCTCAATACCACGACAGCCCAGTGATCCGTCCGGCATGCAACTCCAGTCTCCTGCCGTCAAGCAGACACCTGGATTCGACGGTTCCCAACAGTTAGGGCATCCTTCCCCTGCTACTACGTCAACACCGAACAACGCTCATCAAGGCCCTGCCAACGGCTTCGCGACACCAACGCAAGTCAAGACACAAAATAAACAACAGCAGGGCCAACATCGCCTCAGCGTCTCTCGTCTATCCCAACCCCCAAGTACTCCTCATGACCTTAATGGTCAATTATCAACACAGTCGCCCGCTGCGTCGGAAAAAGGGCCAGGGTCTATCGTCGGTAAGCCGGCCGATGAGACCGATCAATCACATAACCGGCCTCTTGGGCGGCCGATACAGGATACCTTCAAGCCAATGGTAATCTCGGAGCATAAGCTCCATGGCCCTATCGCTGTCGGAGAGATGTACcagcttggagaagaaatcgCAAGGTTAAAACCTAATGTACCGTCGTTTGCTGAGCTTGGTGTTATTGACATCCACGCCTTGACCATGGGTATCAAATCTGGTATTCATGCAGAGATGCGAGTGGCATTAGACTCGCTTGTTTCACTTTCTGCTGAGCCCGCTGTGCAGATATTGCTCGATAACTGCGATGACTTGGTTGATAGCTTAATAGATTGCGCGGAGGACCAAGCCGAACTACTTGCAGAGCATGCACCAGAAGTTTCCGATATGATGCTACTACCATCTTACGAAGAACTCAAACGCGGCTGTCAGTCCGAGTGGACTTCTCTGGCCCCAGTTGCTGAGTTTGGGAGTACGGAATACGAGCTGGATAGGGCCGTCGATAGGCTCATCTGTATTACCACCATTATACGCAATTTCTCTTTCGTTGAGCAGAATTTCGACATACTTTCAACGCCTCCTGTGGTTGAATTCTTTTCAACGATCATCCGTTACCTTGGCACAAGAAACATGCTCCTTCGGACACATCAGAACACGCTGGATTTCATGAAAGACACCCTAATTTACCTGAGTAACGTTGGCGGTGCCATCAATCTACCAAGTAAAGAGGAAGCGCTCTGTCTTCTACACTTTCTTCTGTCCTTTGCTCCATTCCCGGCCCCAACTATGTCATCGGATGGTGTTATGTTCACGGCTTACAATCCGTCGGTACACAAATATACACCAGCCGCTGTTGATAGTCTGGCTAAACTTCTGGCACGAGATGAACCAAATCGGACTTTCTTCCGGACTATATTTTCTAGCGACGGGGCTTCCACCGCTCAACAAGAGCTTCTGACCCGCGCATTTGGTCTTGCGATTTGCCCTGTTCCCAACCAGCCTAGGAAACCTTTTGCAATCGCGGATATTCGCAAAGTGTTTCTAATGCAGGGGCTTTTAGCTGCAGATATTCTGGCAGGATTTGCTGAAGGGTCGACCGCCAAATCTTGGCTAGAGTCTGTGGATGGTTTTGCCATTCATCTGCTTCGCCTCTCATGTCTTTTGAGCACAGAACGTGTCCCTCCACCGCTCCACAACGTCCGTCAAACGCACGCTGTGAGGGCGcaggctgaagaggctgaagtCTACGGTTCAATCATCAATCGGGGACTAGCAATTCTTCGGCGTCTAGCTGAGAAATCGAAATATGCCGATACAGACTCAGCTCTGCGGTTTCCGTCCGGAATTCttcccaagaaggaaagcTTACTTGGCGCATTGCTGATGCCAAACGTCGATCCTGGTGTCGTCCGGCAATTGATAACGTATGCACGGCTCGCCGAATGA
- a CDS encoding mitochondrial 54S ribosomal protein mL49 (transcript_id=CADANIAT00010183) — protein sequence MTTLMQSLPASTVRKQSTAMSGYLQRAAQPVASSGIRSTVSSNCFQSRLISSQAAFQIQRVFPRSSVCTQQRRTFLAQLKRQSQTLRENSTPTITPPPAAAKLSLTNLPYFVRRTPSNQLPVYLVTKAGGTKQQTKIQKTEGDLDAFRRDLAVYLGLESPDRNAPKSPDITINRLNGHIIVKGWRKPEIQKFMLERNF from the exons ATGACCACTCTCATGCAGTCTCTACCAGCCTCCACCGTTCGCAAGCAGTCAACGGCCATGTCAGGCTATCTTCAGCGCGCTGCGCAGCCCGTTGCTTCCTCAGGGATACGTAGCACAGTGTCTTCCAACTGCTTCCAATCTAGATTGATCAGCTCTC aagcagctttTCAGATCCAACGCGTCTTCCCCAGATCTTCCGTCTGCACGCAGCAACGCCGGACATTCCTCGCCCAATTGAAACGTCAATCCCAGACCCTCAGAGAGAATAGCACCCCAACAATCACACCTCCCCCAGCGGCCGCCAAACTGTCCCTCACAAACCTGCCCTACTTCGTCCGTCGAACCCCCTCGAACCAACTACCCGTCTATCTCGTTACCAAAGCTGGCGGGACAAAGCAGCAAACCAAGATTCAGAAGACAGAAGGTGATTTAGACGCTTTCAGGCGCGACCTTGCCGTGTACCTGGGACTCGAGTCTCCCGATCGCAATGCCCCTAAGAGCCCAGACATCACAATCAACCGACTAAATGGACACATCATCGTTAAG GGCTGGCGAAAACCCGAAATCCAAAAGTTCATGCTTGAGCGTAATTTTTAA
- a CDS encoding protein uaX (transcript_id=CADANIAT00010179) produces the protein MSRDPITCHVLNTLTGTPAANLPVTLTLLSSPFPAATSHVSFTATTNADGRVASWTPVTEASASVTASATVRLPDILASLPAPDSKTNWALRFEVGPWFEAQGVESFWPEVEVKFTVKGRGKEGTAAQMAAFV, from the exons ATGTCTCGCGACCCGATAACCTGCCACGTTCTAAACACCTTAACGGGCACGCCCGCCGCAAACCTCCCTGTCACCCTCACACTCCTTTCAAGCCCCTTCCCCGCAGCCACCAGCCATGTCAGCTTCACCGCAACAACAAACGCAGACGGCCGCGTAGCGAGCTGGACACCGGTTACAGAGGCATCCGCATCCGTAACCGCATCTGCCACAGTGCGCCTTCCCGACATACTTGCATCCCTCCCCGCACCCGACAGCAAGACAAACTGGGCTCTACGATTCGAGGTCGGGCCATGGTTTGAGGCCCAGGGCGTCGAGAGTTTCTGGCCAGAGGTTGAGGTCAAGTTTACGGTCAAAGGGCGCGGaaaggagg GCACAGCTGCGCAAATGGCCGCATTTGTCTAG
- a CDS encoding guanine nucleotide exchange factor GET3 (transcript_id=CADANIAT00010180), protein MSSTAIVHDDDLMEPTLQSIVNQKTLRWIFVGGKGGVGKTTTSCSLAIQLAKARKSVLLISTDPAHNLSDAFGQKFGKEARLVDGFTNLSAMEVDPNGSLQDLLANGEGQGDDPMAGLGVGNMMQDLAFSIPGVDEAMSFAEVLKQVKSLSYEVIVFDTAPTGHTLRFLQFPTVLEKALAKLSQLSSQFGPMLNSILGARGGLPGGQNLDELLQKMESLRETIGEVNTQFKNPDMTTFVCVCIAEFLSLYETERMIQELTSYQIDTHAIVVNQLLFPKQGSDCEQCNARRKMQKKYLEQIEELYEDFNVVRMPLLVEEVRGKEKLEKFSDMLINPYVPPN, encoded by the exons ATGTCCTCAACCGCGATTGTCCACGACGACGACCTTATGGAGCCTACGCTCCAGTCAATTGTCAACCAGAAAACATTGCGCTGGATCTTCGTTGGAGGCAAAGGAGGTGTTGGTAAGACCACTACCTCTTGCTCACTCGCCATCCAGCTTGCCAAAGCTCGCAAGTCTGTTCTGCTCATCTCCACCGACCCCGCGCACAACCTCAGTGATGCCTTTGGTCAGAAGTTCGGCAAGGAGGCTCGTCTAGTCGATGGATTTACCAACCTCAGTGCTATGGAAGTCGACCCGAATGGCAGCCTCCAGGACCTTCTAGCGAACGGCGAAGGTCAGGGTGACGATCCTATGGCTGGCCTCGGTGTCGGGAATATGATGCAGGATCTAGCTTTCAGC ATTCCTGGtgttgatgaggccatgTCATTCGCCGAGGTTCTTAAGCAGGTCAAATCCCTGTCTTATGAGGTTATCGTCTTCGATACTGCCCCCACCGGCCATACCCTCCGCTTCCTTCAATTCCCCACGGTCCTCGAAAAGGCTCTCGCGAAGCTTTCACAACTGTCGTCCCAGTTCGGGCCAATGCTCAACTCGATTCTTGGAGCTCGTGGTGGGTTGCCCGGTGGTCAAAACTTGGATGAACTTTTGCAAAAGATGGAATCCCTGAGAGAAACCATCGGCGAGGTCAACACCCAGTTTAAGAACCCTGACATGACCACTTTCGTATGCGTCTGTATTGCAGAGTTCTTGTCTCTGTACGAGACTGAGCGCAtgatccaggagctgacAAGCTACCAAATTGACACACATGCTATTGTAGTCAAccagcttcttttccctAAGCAGGGCAGTGACTGTGAGCAATGCAATGCACGCAGaaagatgcagaagaagtaCCTGGAGCAGATTGAGGAGCTCTATGAAGACTTCAACGTTGTCAGGATGCCGTTGCTCGTTGAAGAGGTCCgagggaaggagaagctcgagaa ATTCAGCGACATGCTCATCAACCCTTATGTGCCTCCAAACTAA
- a CDS encoding uncharacterized protein (transcript_id=CADANIAT00010181) has protein sequence MELRFRYLVCRWMGKTNNTEKKCWDTGPHSTPLHKGSSQALLVHCLSQDWTDESAYVKWENVAGKDRIKPEKKEKSDILLSELVLESIGSGLRQFDERVHILATSTVGPETSSLSSCLGAFLIGTGVLTTGEAKAPGELTFDPVTDR, from the exons ATGGAGTTGCGGTTCAGGTACCTCG TATGTAGGTGGATGGGAAAAACCAATAACACCGAGAAAAAATGCTGGGACACAGGGCCTCACTCTACTCCCTTGCACAAAGGAAGCTCTCAGGCCTTGCTAGTCCATTGTCTGAGTCAGGACTGGACAGACGAAAGTGCATACGTGAAGTGGGAGAACGTGGCCGGGAAAGACCGAATCAAACCAGAGA aaaaggagaagagcgaCATACTCTTGTCAGAG TTGGTCCTAGAAAGTATTGGATCTGGCCTAAGACAATTTGACGAGAGAGTCCATATCCTGGCAACCAGTACTGTTGGACCTGAGACATCTTCACTCTCCTCGTGCCTTGGAGCGTTCTTGATTGGGACAGGTGTCTTGA CAACAGGAGAAGCCAAGGCCCCAGGGGAACTCACCTTCGATCCTGTGACGGATAGATGA
- a CDS encoding eukaryotic translation initiation factor 3 subunit E (transcript_id=CADANIAT00010182) — MAANVPPSAEALTSGGAAHKTAEDIANQYDLLPKLIPYLDRHLVFPLLEFSSGQDDDSEIVRAKYELLKHTNMTDYVANLWQEINNSDTIPDEFVKKREEVLAKLQHYQNESEKITELLQDEAVVGNLRSDKVANLRFLEEQHGVTIEMVNSLYDYGRFQYSCGSYGNAAELLYQFRVLSTDNDKVASATWGKLASEILTTNWEAAMEEVQKAKDSIETRLFNNPVGQLHNRSWLIHWSLFPFFNHDPARDVLTDLFFSPAYINTIQTSCPWILRYLAAAVITNRNRAHKNSSVYQKQLKDLIRVVRQEGYEYSDPITDFVKALYVDFDFEEAQKKLGEAEEVLRGDFFLVSAADAFVEAARHLISESYCKIHQRIDIKDLSTRLGLNQDEGEKWIVNLIRDTRVDAKIDYKEGTVIMNHPPQSVYQQVIEKTKGAFFRTQVLRFVAS, encoded by the exons ATGGCAGCCAACGTTCCCCCTTCCGCTGAGGCCCTTACCAGCGGCGGCGCCGCCCACAAGACCGCTGAAGATATCGCCAACCAGTACGACTTGCTGCCCAAGTTGATTCCCTACCTCGATCGCCATCTAGTCTTCCCACTGCTTGAATTCAGCTCTGGGCAGGATGACGATTCAGAGATTGTCCGCGCGAAGTACGAGCTTCTAAAGCACACGAACATGACCGACTATGTAGCCAACCTGTGGCAGGAAATCAACAACTCTGACACGATCCCGGACGAATTCGTGAAAAAGAGGGAGGAGGTCCTCGCCAAGCTTCAACACTACCAgaacgagagcgagaagaTTACCGAACTGCTGCAAGATGAAGCTGTGGTGGGCAATCTGCGAAGCGACAAGGTTGCCAACTTGAGGTTCCTCGAAGAACAGCACGGAGTCACGATTGAGATGGTCAACAGTCTTTACGACTACGGTCGCTTCCAGTACAGCTGCGGCAGCTATGGTAATGCAGCCGAGTTGCTCTACCAGTTCCGTGTCCTTTCCACCGATAACGACAAGGTTGCCTCGGCCACATGGGGTAAGTTAGCTTCAGAGATCCTCACCACCAACTGGGAGGCCGCCATGGAGGAAGTTCAGAAGGCCAAGGATTCTATCGAGACGAGACTCTTCAACAATCCCGTGGGTCAGCTGCACAATCGCTCCTGGTTGATTCACTGGTcgctcttccccttcttcaaccacgaCCCCGCGCGCGATGTCCTGACCGAcctcttcttttcccccGCCTACATCAACACCATTCAGACCAGCTGCCCCTGGATTCTCCGATACCTCGCTGCCGCCGTTATCACGAACCGAAATCGTGCGCACAAGAACAGCAGCGTATACCAGAAGCAACTGAAGGACCTGATTCGCGTCGTTCGCCAGGAGGGCTACGAATACTCTGACCCGATTACCGACTTTGTCAAGGCTCTCTATGTCGACTTCGACTTTGAGGAGGCCCAAAAGAAGCTCGGTGAAGCCGAGGAAGTGCTCCGCGgcgacttcttcctcgtttCCGCGGCTGATGCCTTTGTTGAGGCTGCCCGACACCTCATCTCTGAGAGCTACTGCAAGATTCACCAACGGATCGATATCAA GGATCTATCCACCCGTCTTGGTCTTAACCAGGACGAGGGTGAGAAGTGGATTGTCAACCTGATCCGCGACACCCGAGTCGACGCCAAGATTGACTACAAAGAGGGCACAGTGATCATGAACCACCCCCCGCAATCCGTATACCAGCAGGTCATCGAGAAGACAAAGGGTGCCTTCTTCCGGACACAAGTCCTTAGGTTCGTAGCCTCCTGA
- the rpt3 gene encoding proteasome regulatory particle base subunit rpt3 (transcript_id=CADANIAT00010185) codes for MGDIAVENPASVLSSYTKAAPLDTIPNIDSLEGTGADDGDEYATLKKLQRHLEYIKLQEEYIKDEQRSLKRELVRAQEEIKRIQSVPLVIGQFMEAIDQNTGIVQSSTGSNYVVRILSTLDREKLKPSSSVALHRHSNALVDILPPEADSSIAMLGENEKPDVTYADVGGLDMQKQEIREAVELPLTHFDLYKQIGIDPPRGVLLYGPPGTGKTMLVKAVANSTTASFIRVNGSEFVQKYLGEGPRMVRDVFRMARENSPAIIFIDEIDAIATKRFDAQTGADREVQRILLELLNQMDGFEQTSNVKVIMATNRADTLDPALLRPGRLDRKIEFPSLRDRRERRLIFSTIASKMSLSPEVDLDSLIVRNEPLSGAVIAAIMQEAGLRAVRKNRYNIIQSDLEDAYSAQVKTGQEADRLEFYR; via the exons ATGGGAGATATCGCCGTGGAAAACCCGGCGAGCGTCCTCTCGTCTTACACGAAGGCAGCTCCTTTGGATACTATCCCGAACATCGATTCACTCGAAGGAACAGgggccgatgatggcgatgaaTACGCTACTTTGAAGAAACTGCAGAGGCACCTGGA GTACAtcaagctccaagaagaataCATCAAAGATGAGCAAAG gagcttgaagagggaGCTAGTTCGTGCACAGGAGGAAATCAAGCGGATACAGAGCGTACCCTTGGTGATAGGCCAGTTCATGGAAGCGATCGACCAGAA CACCGGCATTGTACAGTCGTCGACCGGCTCGAACTACGTTGTCCGCATTCTTTCCACCCTTGATCGCGAAAAGCTGAAGCCATCATCCTCCGTTGCCCTGCATCGCCATTCCAATGCCCTTGTGGATATTCTACCCCCGGAGGCGGACTCTTCAATCGCCATGCTAGGCGAAAACGAGAAACCGGATGTTACATATGCGGACGTTGGTGGTCTTGATATGCAGAAACAGGAAATCAGAGAAGCCGTTGAACTTCCTTTGACGCACTTTGACCTCTACAAACAAATTG GTATTGACCCTCCCCGTGGTGTTCTCTTATACGGCCCTCCGGGTACCGGAAAAACTATGCTGGTCAAGGCTGTTGCAAACAGCACCACTGCTAGCTTCATTCGGGTGAACGGCTCGGAATTCGTGCAGAAGTATCTCGGAGAGGGACCTCGCATGGTTCGCGATGTCTTCAGAATGGCGCGGGAGAACTCACCGGCAATTATATTCATCGATGAAATCGATGCCATTGCTACAAAACGTTTCGATGCACAAACTGGTGCTGATCGCGAGGTTCAGCGTATTCTCCTGGAACTTCTGAACCAGATGGACGGTTTCGAGCAGACTAGCAATGTGAAGGTCATCATGGCCACTAACCGAGCAGATACCCTGGATCCAGCCTTGCTTCGACCCGGGCGTCTGGATCGAAAGATTGAGTTCCCCTCTCTCCGGGATAGGAGGGAACGCCGACTGATTTTCTCCACGATTGCCTCTAAAATGTCCTTATCTCCTGAGGTAGATCTCGACTCGCTTATTGTGCGAAACGAGCCTTTGTCTGGTGCTGTCATTGCAGCAATTATGCAAGAAGCCGGTCTTCGCGCAGTTCGCAAGAACCGATACAATATCATCCAGTCAGACCTTGAAGACGCTTACTCAGCCCAGGTTAAGACCGGACAGGAGGCCGACAG GCTTGAATTTTACCGGTAA
- a CDS encoding proteinase A (transcript_id=CADANIAT00010186), whose translation MKASLLTASVLLGYASAEVHKLKLNKVPLTEQFITRNIADHANALGQKYMGQFQQHVLEDEPVNAMRGHDVLVDNFMNAQYFSEIQLGTPPQTFKVVLDTGSSNLWVPSSECGSIACYLHQKFDSSASSTYKKNGSEFAIKYGSGSLSGFVSRDNLQIGDLKVKGQDFAEATSEPGLAFAFGRFDGILGLGFDTISVNRIVPPFYNMIHQGLLDEPVFAFYLGDANKDGDSSVATFGGIDKDHYEGELIKIPLRRKAYWEVDLDAIALGDEVAELENTGVILDTGTSLIALPSNLAEMINTEIGATKGFTGQYTIDCAKRDSLPDLTFTLTGHNFTIGPYDYTLEVQGSCISAFMGMDFPEPVGPLAILGDAFLRKWYSVYDLGNGAVGLAKAK comes from the exons ATGAAGGCTTCCTTGCTCACAGCTTCTGTGCTGCTGGGCTATGCCTCCGCCGAGGTTcacaagctcaagctcaacaaggTTCCCCTTACAGAGCAGTTC ATCACGCGCAACATTGCCGACCATGCAAATGCCCTAGGCCAGAAGTACATGGGCCAGTTCCAGCAGCATGTACTTGAGGACGAGCCAGTCAACGCCATGCGCGGTCACGATGTGCTGGTCGACAATTTCATGAACGCCCAGT ACTTCTCCGAAATCCAGCTCGGTACCCCCCCTCAGACCTTCAAAGTTGTCCTTGACACAGGTAGCTCCAACCTATGGGTGCCATCGTCAGAGTGTGGCTCTATCGCTTGTTACCTGCACCAGAAGTTCGActcttctgcctcgtccaCATACAAGAAGAATGGTAGTGAATTTGCCATCAAGTACGGATCCGGCAGCTTGAGCGGATTCGTGTCCAGGGACAACCTGCAGATTGGCGACTTGAAGGTTAAGGGACAAGACTTCGCCGAGGCTACCAGTGAGCCCGGGTTGGCTTTTGCATTTGGCCGTTTTGACGGTATCCTTGGCCTCGGATTTGACACCATCTCCGTCAACAGGATCGTCCCTCCGTTTTATAACATGATCCACCAGGGTCTGCTCGATGAGCCGGTCTTTGCTTTCTACCTTGGTGATGCCAACAAGGATGGCGACAGCTCCGTTGCCACCTTTGGTGGTATTGACAAGGATCATTACGAGGGCGAGCTGATCAAGATTCCCCTTCGCCGCAAGGCCTACTGGGAGGTTGACCTTGACGCCATTGCTCTTGGCGATGAGGTTGCTGAGCTCGAGAACACTGGTGTCATCCTCGACACCGGTACCTCTCTAATTGCTCTTCCTTCCAACCTCGCTGAGATGAT TAACACCGAGATCGGTGCCACAAAGGGTTTCACTGGCCAGTATACCATTGACTGCGCCAAGCGCGACTCTCTTCCTGACCTCACTTTTACTCTGACCGGCCACAACTTCACCATTGGTCCTTATGACTACACCCTCGAGGTCCAGGGTTCCTGCATCAGTGCCTTCATGGGCATGGACTTCCCCGAGCCAGTTGGCCCTCTTGCTATCCTCGGTGACGCCTTTCTACGCAAGTGGTACAGCGTATATGACCTTGGCAACGGTGCCGTTGGTCTCGCCAAGGCCAAGTAA